The DNA region TGATAAAAACACATCTGCCTTGATCCCCTTCTCATATAAATAGAACATGGCGATGCCTACACCAACCGAAGCTATAATTTCCACCACCGGAGATACAAGTATGTTATATTTAACAACCTTAAGAAATGCATCGGAAAAATTATGGCAGGCTAATCTGTACTTAGAAGTGGAATAACTTTCCAAACAAAATGCCCTTATTTCTTTTATTGCAGCCAGGTTATGATTTAGATTATTGATGATCTTAGCTGTCTCATTTTGCATTTTTCCGGATTTATCCCGGAGCTTCCTGCCGAATTGGCGTATGGGAAGAATAATCATTGGAAGGATCATCATAAATAGCATCAATATGGTCAAGGCGGATTGATGAAAGCACAGATAAACTAAAAAGCCCACAGCACCTATCAATGTCACTGGCTGTTTTATCAAATCGTGGGAGATTTCCATCAGTGTATTTTGGATGATGGTTGTGCTATTAATGGACCGAGAAATGAGATCACTGGGCGGCACATGATAGAAATAGGCCAATGGCAATCTTTGCATTTTTTTAAATATCAGTACTCGTATCTCTTGAACTATTTTTTGACCACAGAATGCTATAAAATATGAACTTATGATCGAAGAAATACCCCTAATTGTCATCACAATAAACGGCAATGTGCAAAATAATGCAATGATTGAAGATGAGACATCGTCCTGATTAAATACTTTATTTGAAGCGGCTTTGATAACCACAGGAATACCTAAACCACTGGCAATACCTGTGGTCGCACCGAATAATAAGGCCATGAATACCTCGGCCTCGGCACCTTTTAAATACTTCAGATATTTGAATATTCTATTTATTCCATAATTGCTATTATTATTACTCATGAGAAAGCGCCAAACAATTCACCCTAGGTCAGTTGCCATCCATCGATTGTCCAGTATGTTTTAATAACCTATCCATGATAGTTATTTATTATTCATTCGAATTTATCATCCCCTCATGTAACAGATCTCCATCCAGGCTCCATTTTTTCTTTCACTGAGCATAAATGAATCCCAATATCTCTTAACCAGTGGATCAAAGGCATCTTTTACTGTCATACTTTCTTCAATCAGTATGCCACTAAGCGAGAGCATACCGTATTGTTTTACCGTATTCACTAGAATTGAAGCACTTTCTATCAATGTGGGAGCTAGCACATTGGCACAGATCAAATCTGCCTGATGGCCAAGTATACATTCCTGGATATTTCCTTTGGCAAACTCAATGCCTTCGGAAATACCATTTACCTTGGCATTTTTCAGACTAATTTCTATGGCTTGCTTGTCTATGTCGAACCCATATACATTGGCCATGCCGAATTTTGCTGCAGCCAGTGATAGTATGCCTGAGCCACATCCCACATCTATGAAATTTTTCAAAAACAATACATCTCGAAATAGATTTTTAAAATCTATTATCCTAGCCAAGCATAGCTTCGTGGTTTCATGGGCTCCGGTACCGAAGGCCATTTCGGCATCTATGTATACAGCAACTCCTCCTCCTTCTGGAATTTCATAGGTCTCTTTTTCCCATATGGGGACGATATGCAACCTACCAATATTAAATGGTGTTATAAATTTCTTATATTCATTGGCCCAGTCTTTCCTCATGACCTTCTCCACCATGAACATGTCAAGACTCAACTCGGCGAACTCACTGGCGATCACTGCAATATCCTCGGAGGTAACCTTCTGAAAATATCCACTCAATGTGATACCACTATCTTCGATCTCGATAACCCATTCAGATAACTGCCT from Puniceicoccales bacterium includes:
- a CDS encoding 50S ribosomal protein L11 methyltransferase; translation: MERAFVKLPSADMADRINDFIQSRQLSEWVIEIEDSGITLSGYFQKVTSEDIAVIASEFAELSLDMFMVEKVMRKDWANEYKKFITPFNIGRLHIVPIWEKETYEIPEGGGVAVYIDAEMAFGTGAHETTKLCLARIIDFKNLFRDVLFLKNFIDVGCGSGILSLAAAKFGMANVYGFDIDKQAIEISLKNAKVNGISEGIEFAKGNIQECILGHQADLICANVLAPTLIESASILVNTVKQYGMLSLSGILIEESMTVKDAFDPLVKRYWDSFMLSERKNGAWMEICYMRG